AATAGGTCGTTTGGAAGCTTTATATAATCATCGTTCGCTCGCCCACAGACATAGCCAGTTTCTCTTTTTATCGGTTCAGATTGAAACGCAAATAAAAACATATCCCTAGCTATCCACCAATTATCTGAAAGCCAATTAACCCCATGCCATTCCTTCTTGCTCAACTTCGGTGTTTCTTCAAACTCTATATCAAAACCAAATAGTTTTAGAATTGCAAGTGTTTTGTCTTTTCCGACCACATACAAATCTATGGAAACTATTTCTCTACTCCAATCGTCAATTGGTGCTCGTATTCTAAGAGAATTACCTAATACCAAAATCTGAAAGTCTTTGTTGTATTTACAATCTAATTCATCCCAACTCTTTATTTTATGTTTGCCATCCAACTCTATCCACTTACTTATCTTCATTTTCCTCTTCCTTTCTAACTTCTTCCTTTATTCTTTCCATAAACTGAAAATATGTTTCCTTTGGTAATATACTACTTAATGTTTCCTTTTTAACTTTAAAGGTCTCAATAATTAATCCATTAATAAAAGAAGAATCAAACATAATTTCAATATCTTGAAAAAGTTCTTTATAATATCTAACAACTTCTTTAAAATTTTTTTCACTAAATTCTGGTTTTTTGCTATCTGCTTCCCAATAGAACAAATATAAATCACCCATTGTAGTAATTATTTCTTTATTCAATGCTTGGCGGGCGATGCCGCCTTTCACATATTTTTTTGCTCTATTAATAGCATAAATCATATTATCAATATAGCCACAAACATTATCACTAAAAACAAAATCAGGATTTATTCTAGTGATTGAATTTTTGTTATCATGCCAATTATAAACAGTTGCATTAAACATTACCGGTCTTTCTTCTTCATTCTCTACAACTAAATTTATATATCTATTAAAACCAACATCCTCATT
The nucleotide sequence above comes from Bacteroidia bacterium. Encoded proteins:
- a CDS encoding glycosyltransferase family 2 protein, coding for MDKLIDIIIPAYNSHKTIVRLLGSILCQTIIDNIIVTIVNDCGDNYSEIVKLFSNYMSVREISLPENRGPGVARQLGIDSTNCPFIVFADSDDSFDGAFALETLLQEINKYPNTIGVFAEHFLEVRDKELKFAQFPPNFVWAFAKIYRREKLEIYQVRFNNSRANEDVGFNRYINLVVENEEERPVMFNATVYNWHDNKNSITRINPDFVFSDNVCGYIDNMIYAINRAKKYVKGGIARQALNKEIITTMGDLYLFYWEADSKKPEFSEKNFKEVVRYYKELFQDIEIMFDSSFINGLIIETFKVKKETLSSILPKETYFQFMERIKEEVRKEEENEDK